The Microbacterium sp. W4I20 genome segment CCGTGGTGTCGCCGCATTCTCGCCGTTCGCCACGCAGGAGGTCGAGTTCCTCGACGAGCGCGTGCTCGTGGTCCGGCGAGCGGCCGGATCGGCCCACGAGGTCGTCGCGGCCGTGAACGTCAGCGACGAGGCGGTCGAGCTGGCATCGCTCAGCGGCACCGACCTGCTGACGGGTGCGCGCCACGACGGTCTCGTGCTCGCACCGTTCGGGTACGTCTGGCTCGCGGCGAACTGACGGACGGGCGTGCCCCGAAAGAGAACAGCCGCCGAGGCTTGACCTTGACACAGTGTCACACGGCACAGTGGTGACATGTACAGCATCGGAGAGTTCGCCGCGTTCGGCCGGGTCAGCCCGCGCATGCTCCGCCACTACGACGCCATCGATCTGCTGAAGCCCGCGCAGATAGACGACGGATCCGGCTATCGGAGCTACGGGGTGTGGCAACTCCCCGACCTCTATCTGATCGCCGAACTCCGGGAACTCGGCGTCGGGCTCCCTGAGATCGATCGTGTGCTCGCCGCACCCGACCGAGACGTCGTGCTCCGCGCCGTGCTCGCCGCACGGCAGGCGGAGCTGGCCGAGACGGTCCGCGGCGACAGGGCGAGGCTGGAACGCATCGGCATACGACTGACCCGAGGAGGAGAGCACCCCATGAGTCATTTCATCGACTACACCGCCCTCGAGGAGCTCGCGGTCTACGCGACCCGCGGACTCGCGGAAGGCGGCGGTCCGGAGGCCATCGGCGCGACGATCTCCGAACTCATCCCTCTCCTCGACGATGCACTGGGAGGGGCTGGTCGTCCCCTGATCGAGCCGGGCATCTTCTGGTACGTCCCGGTCGAGGGCGCCGATGATGTGGAGGTCCACATCTCCTACACGGCCGAATCGGATCCCGTCCCGGGTCGCGGGTACGAGGTCGTCCGTCTTCCCGCGGTGGAGACGATGGCCCGACTTCGGCACCACGGTGACATGTCGGGGATCGGCGAGTCCTGGGCAGGACTGATGACCGGTGTCGTTGCCGACGGTTACGAGCTGACCGGTCCCTCTCGCGAGGTCTACGTGCACGCTCCCGGTCACGAGCCGGGAGACGACTGGATCACCGAGCTGCAGGTTCCCGTGCGGCTCGTCGAGGAATCCTGACGCCCGCGCGCTTCCACACATCTGCCCTACTGTGTTGGCCGTTGTTCTGCCATCATCGTCTCGAGTACGCCGGGGGGCACTCCTGAAGGGGGAGTGATCGACGACCGGTGACGTTCTGAGGGGGCATCATGGTCGAGCAGTCGTCTGCGTGGAAGCGTTTCTGGGAGCGGGGAGGCCTCTGGCGGGCGTTGCTGCTCGCCGCCCTCTACCTCGGCGTCTACGAGCTGATCGGCTTCCTGCTCGGCCAGGTCATCCCCGAGGGGAGTGCGCTGCGCGGCGCGAAGGGCAGCGCGGGAGATGTCTTCTTCGCCACCGGACTGCCGATCATCATCACCAGCGTGCTGCTGCTCGCGTTCGCGGCATCCGTCGGCTGGCTGAACGAGCTGTTCTCGCGGCAGAAGCTCGGCGGGCACCGGTGGATGTGGATCGCCCTCATCGTCGTGCTGCTCATCAACGTCGCGGCCCTGCTGTCGATCGACTACGGCAAGGCGGGGATGCCGCTGGTCGGCACCTGGCTGCTCACCGGTCTGTTCATCGGTCTGGTCGAGGAGCTGGTCACTCGCGGTTTCGTGGTGAACCTGATGCGCAAGGGCGGACACGGCGAGATCGCCGTGGCCCTCGCATCCGCCGGTGTCTTCGCCGCCCTCCACCTGGCCAACCTCTTCACCTCCGACCAGGGGCTCGTCGTCACCCTTGAACAGGTCGTCTACACGTTCGCCTTCGGCATCTGCATGTACCTGATCCTGCGCGCGACCCGCACGATCATCGCGCCGATGCTCGTGCACGCGAGCACCGATCCGTCGATCTTCCTCTACAGTTCGCACCCCGCAAGCGGCAACCCGCTCGGCCTTCTCGCGTCGCTGAGCACCTACCTCGTGATCATCACCGGGTTCATCCTGCTGATCGTTTTCATCGTCAGCGAGCGTCGCAACCGGCACACCGAGGCCCTGCGATGACGGGCCCCGCCGCCGCGGCATCCGTCCGGGTCGCGCCGAGGGTCTGGCGCGGAGTCCTCGCGCTCCTGCTGTACCTGGCGGTCTTCTACGGCGTCTGGATCTTCAACGGCATCGACTACCCGCGCATCGGCGACAGTGCCGACACCCTGTGGAAGTGGTACGTCGCCCCGCTGGCTGCGGGCACCGTGGTGCTGGTGATCGTCGTCTCGATCTACGGATGGTGGCGACCCGCGCTGTTCGAGAAGCGCCGACGCGTCCCCCCGTGGGTGTGGATCCTCCCCGGCGCGCTCGCGGTGATCGCGATCCTCAACCTGATCATCGGCGACTCCAGCCGCGTCACCCCCACGATGTGGATGCTGCTCGTGACCGGCAGCCTGCTCGTCGGATTCAACGAGGAGATGGCGACCCGCGGGCAGCTGATCGTGGCGTTGCGCAGTCGCTTCGGCGAACTGGGCGTCTGGTTCTTCAGCTGCCTCCTGTTCGGCCTGCTGCACCTGCCCAACACGCTGTTCGGCACCGGGCTGCTGGGCCTGTTCCAGGTGGTGCTCACCTTCTGCGCGGGGAGCGTCTTCTATCTGCTGCGTCGCGTGAGCGGAACCCTGATCGCCGCGATGCTCCTGCACGCGCTCTGGGACTTCTCCACTTTCGCCGCGAACTCCGGACTGCCGGGCGCCTGGGACCTCCCCATCGGGCTGGCCGGAGTGATCGTCGCGATCCTCATCGTGCGCAGGGAGGGGCGGGTCGACCGCGCGGCCTAGGTCTGGCTTCGCTTCGGCGGACCCGTGCGTGCACGATCTGCGGACCTGTGCGTGCACGATCTGCGGACCCGTTCACGATCAGCGGATGCTTTCAGCGAAAGCATCCGCTCATCGTGAAGAGGTCCGCGAATCGTTCCCTGCCGGCAGCGACCTGCGGGTGCGCGTCAGGGTCGGCCGTGCTCCGCTCGGCGCAAGGTATGCCCGGCATGTGCGGATGGAGGGGAATGGTGGGTGAGGTGAGGGGACCCCACCCACCGGCCGCCCGATGAAGGAGAGGCGGCTGAGGAGCTGCCACCCCGGGACCCCTCCCGAAGCAGCAGCTCCTCCAGTTGAACAGACCGGCCTTCACGCAGATACGGCCCGGTTGTGAAAGGCCTGTGGTGAGAGGGCAGCGACTCAGTCGTCGGTGTCGGTGCCGACGACGGCGAAGTCCGCCGTGAAGTCGATGTCGATCGAACGGTTATCGGAGGTCAGCACCGACGCGTCGAACGGGCTCACGTCGTCGCTGTCGACGTCGAGGTCGGTGATCATGCCGTCGGCCTCGGCGAGTGCCGCGGAGACGAGCGAGCGGATCGTGTCGTCGTCGAGCGTGAGCGCGGGTGCTGTGTCATCGGCCTCGGCGGGTTCGGTCGAGATGACGGTGGCCGAGAGCTTGTCGTCGACCCGCACCTCGGACTCCTCGCCCGCTGCGGTCGTGAGCTGCACCTCCCACGCGCCGTCGCGCTTGGCGTCGATCGAGGTGACCTCGCCGTCGGCGGCAGCGCGTGCGGCCTCGGCGATCTCGATGAGCTCGTCGGCCGAGTCCGTGCCGATTCCGGTCGCAGGGCCCTGGCCGGCCGGGGGAGCGCCCGCGTCGTCATCGCGCTGGTCGTCGCGGTTGTCGTCCTTGTCGTGGCGGTCGTCGGCGTCGTGCCGCGGGCCGTCCGAGACGGAGGGGCGGTCGTCGTCATCGCCGAGGTCGTCCGCGATCGCGGCGCCGACCGCCACTCCGCCACCCACGAGCACCACCGCGGCGGCGATGCCGCCACCGATCAGGAGGGCGCGCTTGCGACGGGGCTTCGCCTCGGTCGTCGCAGGTGCGGGCGCGGGGGCGGCGGCTGTGGGCTGTTCCGCGGCCGGAGCCTGCGCTGCGGCATCCGTCGTCGGGGTGACGGGGACCGTCGGCTGGTTCGCGTCGTGGTCGGGGGTCTGGTCGGGGGTGAGGTTCTTGTCGTCCATATGACGATGCTCTCGCGCAGGCACTGAAGCCTTCCTGAAGCGACCTGAAGGGTTCTTCAGGAACGGGTCAGGGGGCGAGCGCTGGGTCACTGAGCCGTCGAAGTGCCCGGTCGACAGCCCTTCGACAAGCTCAGGGGCCCAGATCCGACCGAGTCAGGGGGCGAGAGGCAGGGTGACGACGAACCGGGCGCCGCCCCAGCGCGACTCGTCGACGACGATCGTGCCGCCCTCTGCCGCCGTGATACCCTGGGCGATCGCGAGGCCGAGGCCGCTGCCGCCGGCGTCGCGGCTGCGCGCCTCATCGAGGCGCACGAACCGCTCGAAGATGCGCTCGCGCTCGTCCACCGGAACGCCGCCGCCGTCGTCTTCGATCGTCACGAAGACGTGCCGATCGGCGGGTGTCACGCCGATCGCGATGCGTCCTCGGGCGTGGCGCGCGGCGTTGTCGGCGAGGTTGCGCAGCAGCTGGCCGAGCAGGCGCGGATCCCCCTCGACGCGCGCGGCGCGGATGCCGGACCCGTCGACCTCGATGCCCGCGGCCCGGAGCCTGCGCACCTCGCCCAGTGCGAGGTCGTCGAGGTCCACCGGTTCGGCGTGCCGACCGGCGCCCTCATCGAGCCGGGCGAGCAGCAGCAGCGACTCCACGATGCCCTGCAACCGCAGGCCCTCATCCGACACGATCTCGGCCAGTTCGCCGATGCTCGTCACACCCGGATGCGCCTGCGCCAGCTCGGCGTGCTGACGGATCGTGGCGAGCGGGGAGCGCAGCTCGTGCGAGGCGTCGGACACGAAGCGGCGCTGCGCCGTGGCGGCGGCATCCAGTCGGTCGAGCATTCCGTTCATGGTCGTCGCGAGCGCGGCGATCTCATCGGCGGATGCCGGCACGGCGAGGCGCTGGTGGAGTCGCTCGGCGGTGATGCCGTCGACCTCCGCGCGGATGCGGGTGACGGGGCGGAGTGCGCGACCGGTGACGAGCC includes the following:
- a CDS encoding CPBP family intramembrane glutamic endopeptidase; amino-acid sequence: MVEQSSAWKRFWERGGLWRALLLAALYLGVYELIGFLLGQVIPEGSALRGAKGSAGDVFFATGLPIIITSVLLLAFAASVGWLNELFSRQKLGGHRWMWIALIVVLLINVAALLSIDYGKAGMPLVGTWLLTGLFIGLVEELVTRGFVVNLMRKGGHGEIAVALASAGVFAALHLANLFTSDQGLVVTLEQVVYTFAFGICMYLILRATRTIIAPMLVHASTDPSIFLYSSHPASGNPLGLLASLSTYLVIITGFILLIVFIVSERRNRHTEALR
- a CDS encoding MerR family transcriptional regulator yields the protein MYSIGEFAAFGRVSPRMLRHYDAIDLLKPAQIDDGSGYRSYGVWQLPDLYLIAELRELGVGLPEIDRVLAAPDRDVVLRAVLAARQAELAETVRGDRARLERIGIRLTRGGEHPMSHFIDYTALEELAVYATRGLAEGGGPEAIGATISELIPLLDDALGGAGRPLIEPGIFWYVPVEGADDVEVHISYTAESDPVPGRGYEVVRLPAVETMARLRHHGDMSGIGESWAGLMTGVVADGYELTGPSREVYVHAPGHEPGDDWITELQVPVRLVEES
- a CDS encoding HAMP domain-containing sensor histidine kinase, producing the protein MAEAQVASGRRAGRWWRSVRGRTTLGATLVVAVALAVGALSFYAVLSSTVHGSTQRAAEQRIDELGDRANGPGPGSGDRGIDDLEDEFVQLIGPDGAVRAASEDAREALGATPLPIADEPRTTTIDREPMLVVSDDIDGDQTLVLAVSMEDDAETLSTVATLLAVAVPLLLLLVTATTWLVTGRALRPVTRIRAEVDGITAERLHQRLAVPASADEIAALATTMNGMLDRLDAAATAQRRFVSDASHELRSPLATIRQHAELAQAHPGVTSIGELAEIVSDEGLRLQGIVESLLLLARLDEGAGRHAEPVDLDDLALGEVRRLRAAGIEVDGSGIRAARVEGDPRLLGQLLRNLADNAARHARGRIAIGVTPADRHVFVTIEDDGGGVPVDERERIFERFVRLDEARSRDAGGSGLGLAIAQGITAAEGGTIVVDESRWGGARFVVTLPLAP
- a CDS encoding CPBP family intramembrane glutamic endopeptidase, translated to MTGPAAAASVRVAPRVWRGVLALLLYLAVFYGVWIFNGIDYPRIGDSADTLWKWYVAPLAAGTVVLVIVVSIYGWWRPALFEKRRRVPPWVWILPGALAVIAILNLIIGDSSRVTPTMWMLLVTGSLLVGFNEEMATRGQLIVALRSRFGELGVWFFSCLLFGLLHLPNTLFGTGLLGLFQVVLTFCAGSVFYLLRRVSGTLIAAMLLHALWDFSTFAANSGLPGAWDLPIGLAGVIVAILIVRREGRVDRAA